The following are encoded together in the Panicum virgatum strain AP13 chromosome 6K, P.virgatum_v5, whole genome shotgun sequence genome:
- the LOC120712117 gene encoding KH domain-containing protein At4g26480-like, which produces MFHPPSRNWLSPPSSGFIVKKTMRMDIPVDKYPNFNFVGRLLGPRGNSLKRVEANTDCRVLIRGRGSIKDAAKEELMRGKPGYEHLNEALHLVIEAELPAEIIDIRLMQAREILDDMLKPVDESMDFFKKQQLGQLAMLNGTLIEMTARRSLGQSPHFATAWA; this is translated from the exons ATGTTCCATCCTCCATCTAGAAATTGGCTCAGTCCTCCATCCTCAGGTTTTATTGTGAAGAAAACAATGAGAATGGACATTCCTGTGGATAAATACCCTAAT TTCAACTTTGTGGGTCGTCTACTTGGTCCGAGAGGAAATTCTCTTAAGCGAGTTGAGGCAAACACGGACTGCCGTGTCCTGATTAGAGGCCGTGGCAGCATAAAGGATGCTGCTAAG GAAGAGCTGATGAGGGGAAAACCAGGATATGAACACCTTAATGAGGCTCTCCACCTTGTGATAGAAGCTGAGCTGCCAGCTGAAATCATTGATATCCGTCTTATGCAAGCTCGAGAAATTCTCGATGACATGTTGAAACCTGTG GATGAATCAATGGACTTCTTCAAGAAGCAGCAGCTTGGCCAGCTTGCCATGCTAAATGGTACCCTTATAGAGATGACAGCTCGCAGAAGTCTGGGTCAGTCACCCCATTTCGCAACAGCATGGGCATGA